In Nocardia asteroides, the following proteins share a genomic window:
- a CDS encoding AMIN-like domain-containing (lipo)protein, translating into MRNALVFGLVAAAALTLPGCGTDDTPAASPPPTTSTTSTFADATGEAPTDSSPKSAEASAGAALTVTDIRIGRQPGFDRVVFALAGTGTPGWQVDYTDRAVQDGSGKTVDVAGDSILEVRILGSAYPFDSPVPAYSGPDPATDPSAPGIAGVYKTLVFEGTTQSFIGVEADRPPFTVTALTNPPRLVVDIAVQ; encoded by the coding sequence ATGCGTAACGCTCTCGTGTTCGGACTGGTCGCCGCCGCGGCGCTGACGCTGCCCGGCTGCGGCACCGACGACACGCCGGCCGCCTCGCCACCGCCGACGACGAGCACCACCAGCACCTTCGCCGACGCCACCGGCGAGGCGCCCACCGACAGCTCGCCCAAGTCGGCCGAGGCGTCCGCCGGTGCCGCGCTCACCGTCACCGATATCCGGATCGGCCGTCAGCCCGGTTTCGACCGGGTGGTCTTCGCGCTCGCGGGGACCGGCACGCCCGGCTGGCAGGTCGACTACACCGACCGCGCGGTCCAGGACGGCAGCGGCAAGACCGTCGACGTGGCGGGCGACTCGATTCTCGAGGTCCGCATCCTGGGCTCGGCCTACCCGTTCGACTCGCCGGTGCCCGCCTATTCGGGCCCCGACCCCGCGACCGACCCGAGTGCGCCGGGCATCGCCGGCGTCTACAAGACCCTGGTCTTCGAGGGCACCACCCAGTCGTTCATCGGGGTCGAGGCCGACCGGCCGCCGTTCACGGTGACCGCCCTGACCAACCCGCCCCGGCTGGTCGTCGACATCGCCGTCCAGTAG
- a CDS encoding DUF305 domain-containing protein codes for MFISRTRATVLAVTAASALLLAAGCSDDNDATTHDAHSATSSASATGATAAARTDFNDADVTFLQMMYPHHAQAVEMAKMVPSHTQNQQLIALAAQVEQAQAPEMQQITTLLTSFGKPAPSAGAGHEGHSMPGMMTDAQMSALQAAQGAEFDKQWVEMMIEHHLGAVDMARTELANGVNPESRQLATAIVAAQEAEIATMRGMLGQR; via the coding sequence ATGTTCATCAGCCGTACCCGCGCCACCGTCCTCGCCGTCACCGCCGCGAGCGCCCTGCTGCTCGCCGCGGGCTGTAGCGACGACAACGACGCGACCACCCACGACGCCCACTCCGCGACCAGCTCGGCGAGCGCGACCGGCGCCACGGCCGCGGCTCGCACCGATTTCAACGACGCCGACGTCACCTTCCTGCAGATGATGTACCCGCACCACGCGCAGGCGGTCGAGATGGCGAAGATGGTGCCGAGCCACACCCAGAACCAGCAGCTGATCGCGCTGGCCGCGCAGGTGGAGCAGGCCCAGGCGCCGGAGATGCAGCAGATCACCACCCTGCTGACCAGTTTCGGCAAGCCCGCACCGAGCGCGGGCGCCGGGCACGAGGGCCACTCGATGCCGGGCATGATGACCGACGCGCAGATGAGCGCGCTGCAGGCGGCCCAGGGCGCCGAGTTCGACAAGCAGTGGGTGGAGATGATGATCGAGCACCACCTGGGCGCGGTCGACATGGCCCGCACCGAGCTCGCGAACGGCGTCAATCCGGAGTCCAGGCAGCTCGCCACGGCCATCGTGGCCGCTCAGGAGGCCGAAATCGCCACCATGCGTGGCATGCTCGGCCAGCGCTGA